The Gallus gallus isolate bGalGal1 chromosome 3, bGalGal1.mat.broiler.GRCg7b, whole genome shotgun sequence genome window below encodes:
- the ARFGEF3 gene encoding brefeldin A-inhibited guanine nucleotide-exchange protein 3 isoform X7 translates to MEEILRKLQKEASGSKHRAIKESCTWAIETLDSPDAAIKIPPYQLREKCLLPLQLALESKSMKLAQQALAGMQKLLSDERFVSVETDSDEKQLLNQMLNAVKVTPSLNEDLQVEVMKVLLCITYTSTFELNGSSVLKIAEVCIETYVSSCHQRSINTAVRATLSQMLSDLTLQLRQKQENMTIENNEALQKFKSQGTSAESLCDDVVSVLTVLCEKLQAVINDNRQLQLLYLECILSMLNSSSPSMHQHKGFTDLIWKQLCPALIVILGNPIHDKTITSAHSNVCLEADSPSSGVSDHGRGSGCSSTAPALSGPVARTIYYIAAELVRLVGTVESMKPVLQSLYHRILLYPPPQHRVEAIKIMKEILGSPRRLCDLAGPCSSESESRKRSISKRKSHLDLLKLIMDGMTEACIKGGIEACYASVSCVFALLGALDELSHGRGLSEEQVHLLLRCLEELKDGTETSRDSMEINDADFRWQRRILSSENPAWESGNEKSPDISISVTTDTGQTTLEGDMGQTTPEDNLESQKNSLPSPAGHESKEIHYREPESETIDQPDVVQRSHTIVYPDITNFLSVDCKTRSYGSRYSESNFSVDDQDLSRTEFDSCDQYSMAAEKDSGRSDVSDIGSDNCSLADEEQTPRDCPGTRSLRTAALSLKLLKNQEADQHSAQLFIQSLEALLPRLIALPSIEEVDTALQNFSSAFCSGTMHSPGFEGNPNFSFQTLMNADSLYMVSHYTLLLNLKLANSDYYRKKPPQAPVLLKEFMKQVQSSGVLMIFSQAWVEELYHQVLERNMLGEAGYWGSPEEHSLPLITMLTDIDGLGSSTVGGQLMASASAQSPLSQNQKTDDSVVAGVAFARYLLIGCWKNLIDTLSTPLTGRMAGSSKGLAFILGAEGAKEQNQKEKDSICVSLDGLRRAARLSCALGVAANCASALAQMAAASCVQEEKEEKEIQEPSDAIAQVKQKVEQKLEQMGKVQGVCLHTAHVLCMDAVLNVGLEMGSHNQDCWPHVFRVCEYISTLEHTHFSDGTSQPCLTITQSQQAPGGPHSDTELGDAPQEQTPEQETTLSSNPVIQPVSIQELVKESSKGRAFDFRGGSLLCGTSAAKAVLTLSTQADRLFEDAADKLNLMALAGFLYQLKKASQAQLFHSVTDTVDYSLAMPGEVKSTQDRRSALHLFRLGDAMLRIVRSKSRPLLHLMRCWSLVAPHLVEAACHKERHVSRKAVSFIHDILTEVLTDWNEPSHFHFNESLFRPFERIMQLELCDEDVQDQVVTSIGELVEMCSTQIQSGWRPLFSALETVHSGNKSEVKEYLVGEYSMGKRQAPVFDVFEAFLNTDSIQVFANAATSYIMCLMKFVKGLGEVDCKEMGDCVPGSGSASTDLCLPALDYLRRCSQLLAKIYKMPLKPIFLSGRLINMPRRVQEQSASSEDGIECILSDFDDDTGLINVWIILLEELTTAISNCPRQHQPPTLDLLFELLRDVAKTPGPGFGIYAVVHLLLPTMSLWLHRSHGDHSYWDVASANFKHAIGLSCELVVEHIQNFIHSDIGYENMINTMLKDLFKLLVACVAEPTEIISRVGCSCIRYVLVTAGPVFTEEMWRLACCALQDAFSATLEPVKNLLGYFHSGSESFSGDACEVKVAAPSLSPSAEAEYWRIRAMAQQVFMLETQCSPKTPSNKEGFEHAQSCVLVIDLPPDKKPNGHTQRSIPFRTIVVSLLSHQVLLQNLYDILLEEFIKGPSNLEEKMTIQVPENKLAGFLRYISMQNLAVIFDLLLDSYRTAREFDTRPGLKCLLKKVSGISGAANLYRQSAMSFNIYFHALICAILTNQENITAEQVKKILFEDDERSTDSSQQCSSEDEDIFEETAQVSPPRGKEKRQWRARIPSLSVQPVSNADWGWLIKRLHKLCMELCNNYIQMHLDLENNVEEPPAFKGDPFFILPSFHSETSTPSTGGQSGKDTPSEDDRSQIRDQLGDSLTPRSGEMLLLPPLSSPKPEKKEQTRKKEWWESAGNKIYTIATDKTISKFMTEYKKRKQQQAMTSFTKEAKVEKKGELLGSRGQDSPVLQRPQHLIDQGQMRHSFSAGPEILRQEKRPRSGSTVSSLNISVRDAEAQIQAWTNMVLTVLNQIQALPDQTFTALQPAVFPCISQLTCHVTDIRVRQAVREWLGRVGRVYDIIM, encoded by the exons GTTTGCATTGAGACATATGTATCTAGCTGTCACCAGCGGAGCATTAACACCGCTGTGCGGGCAACCCTCAGCCAAATGTTGAGTGACTTGACTTTACAGTTAcgacaaaagcaagaaaatatg ACAATTGAAAATAATGAGGCCCTGCAGAAATTCAAGAGTCAAG GTACTTCAGCGGAGTCTCTTTGTGATGATGTTGTATCtgtcctcactgtgctctgtgagAAGCTCCAGGCTGTCATAAA CGACAATCGACAACTTCAACTTCTTTATTTGGAGTGCATCCTCTCCATGTTAAACAGCTCCTCTCCAAGCATGCACCAGCACAAAGGATTCACTGATCTAATATG gAAGCAACTGTGTCCAGCCCTCATAGTAATCCTGGGAAATCCAATCCATGACAAAACTATCACATCTGCCCACAGCAACGTCTGTCTAGAAGCTGATTCACCTTCCTCGGGGGTCTCTGATCATGGCCGGGGTTCAGGCTGTTCATCCACAGCGCCTGCCCTTAGCGGGCCTGTTGCACGGACCATATACTATATTGCTGCAGAACTGGTTCGACTGGTGGGGACAGTGGAATCCATGAAGCCTGTGTTGCAGTCTCTCTATCACCGGATCTTGCTTTATCCACCACCTCAGCACCGGGTAGAAGCCATCAAAATTATGAAAGAG atACTTGGCAGTCCTCGGAGGCTTTGTGATTTGGCAGGGCCCTGCTCTTCAGAGTCAGAATCCAGGAAGAGGTCTATTTCTAAAAGAAAGTCCCATCTGGATCTTCTCAagct TATCATGGATGGGATGACAGAAGCATGCATCAAGGGTGGTATTGAAGCATGTTATGCTTCAGTGTCCTGCGTATTCGCCCTGCTTGGAGCACTGGATGAGCTAAGCCACGGCAGGGGTCTTAGTGAGGAACAGGTCCATCTGCTCCTCCGATGCCTGGAAGAATTGAAAGATGGGACTGAGACAAGCAGAGACTCCATGGAGATCAATGATGCTGACTTCAGGTGGCAGAGGCGCATTCTATCCTCAGAAAATCCTGCCTGGGAATCAGGAAATGAGAAAAGTCCTGATATTAGCATTAGTGTTACAACAGACACTGGTCAGACCACTTTGGAAGGAGATATGGGACAGACAACTCCAGAGGATAATCTGGAAAGTCAAAAAAACTCACTGCCATCTCCAGCTGGGCATGAAAGCAAAGAGATTCATTATAGAGAACCAGAGTCAGAAACCATTGACCAGCCAGACGTTGTTCAGAGAAGCCACACCATAGTCTATCCAGATATAACTAACTTCTTATCAGTTGATTGCAAGACCCGGTCTTACGGATCCAGGTACAGTGAAAGTAACTTCAGTGTAGACGACCAGGATCTTTCTAGGACTGAGTTTGATTCATGTGACCAGTATTCCATGGCAGCAGAGAAGGACTCTGGACGGTCAGATGTTTCGGACATAGGCTCTGACAATTGCTCCCTGGCTGATGAGGAGCAGACACCTCGGGACTGTCCAGGTACCAGGTCCTTACGTACTGCAGCTCTCTCTCTAAAGTTGCTGAAAAACCAGGAAGCAGACCAGCACAGCGCACAGCTCTTCATCCAGTCACTTGAAGCTCTTCTTCCTCGGCTCATAGCTCTCCCCAGCATAGAGGAGGTGGatacagcactgcagaacttCTCTTCAGCTTTTTGCTCAG GTACGATGCACTCACCAGGATTTGAAGGAAACCCAAATTTCAGCTTCCAAACTCTGATGAATGCAGACAGTCTCTACATGGTCTCTCATTATACTCTGCTGCTAAACCTAAAATTGGCCAACTCAGATTACTACAGGAAGAAGCCTCCCCAAGCTCCTGTGTTGCTG AAAGAGTTCATGAAGCAGGTCCAGTCCAGTGGAGTGCTGATGATATTTTCCCAAGCCTGGGTTGAAGAACTGTACCACCAGGTACTAGAAAGGAACATGCTAGGGGAAGCTGGATACTGGGGAAGCCCTGAAGAACACAGCCTTCCACTTATCACCATGCTGACTG ATATCGATGGCTTGGGAAGCAGTACGGTTGGTGGCCAGTTGATGGCATCTGCTTCAGCTCAATCTCCTCTTTCCCAGAATCAGAAGACAGACGATTCTGTTGTTGCAG GAGTTGCTTTTGCCCGATACCTCTTAATTGGCTGTTGGAAGAACTTGATTGACACTTTGTCCACACCGCTGACTGGTCGCATGGCAGGCAGCTCCAAGGGGCTGGCATTCATCTTGGGAGCAGAAGGAGCCAAAGAGCAGAACCAAAAGGAGAAGGACTCCATATGTGTGAGCCTGGATGGACTGAGGAGGGCAGCCCGCCTGAGCTGTGCTCTAG GAGTTGCTGCTAACTGTGCATCTGCTCTTGCCCAAATGGCTGCTGCGTCCTGTGtccaagaagagaaagaggaaaaagaaatccaagagCCCAGTGATGCTATAGCTCAAG tgaaacagaaagTGGAGCAGAAACTGGAGCAGATGGGGAAAGTGCAGGGAGTTTGCCTACACACTGCTCACGTTTTGTGTATGGATGCAGTCCTGAATGTGGGCCTGGAGATGGGAAGCCACAATCAAGACTGCTGGCCTCATGTGTTCAG GGTGTGTGAGTACATCAGCACTCTGGAGCACACCCACTTCAGTGATGgcacctcccagccctgccttaCCATCACCCAGTCACAGCAGGCACCTGGAGGCCCACACTCAGACACTGAGCTGGGAGACGCTCCTCAGGAACAGACCCCTGAGCAGGAGACCACCCTCAGCAGCAATCCTGTCATTCAGCCAGTTTCCATCCAGGAACTCGTCAAGGAGAGCAGTAAAGGCAGAGCTTTCGACTTCCGTGGAGGCAGCCTGCTGTGTGGGACCAGTGCTGCCAAGGCTGTTCTCACACTCTCTACACAAGCTGACAG GCTCTTTGAAGATGCTGCTGATAAGTTAAATTTGATGGCACTGGCAGGCTTCCTTTACCAGCTCAAGAAGGCTTCTCAGGCCCAGCTTTTCCATTCTGTCACAGATACAGTTGATTACTCCCTAGCAATGccag GGGAAGTAAAATCCACCCAGGACAGGAGAAGTGCGCTTCACTTGTTCCGACTTGGTGATGCCATGCTCAGAATCGTGAGGAGTAAATCCCGCCCACTGCTCCACCTCATGCGCTGCTGGAGCCTGGTGGCACCTCACCTGGTGGAG gctgcctgtCACAAGGAGAGGCATGTGTCTCGGAAGGCTGTCTCCTTCATCCACGACATCCTTACCGAAGTGCTGACAGACTGGAATGAGCCTTCTCATTTTCACTTTAATGAGTCACTTTTCCGCCCCTTTGAGCGTATcatgcagctggagctgtgtgaTGAGGATGTGCAAGACCAG GTGGTCACCTCCATAGGAGAGTTGGTGGAAATGTGTTCTACCCAGATCCAGTCAGGATGGAGACCCCTGTTCAGTGCCCTGGAAACAGTTCACAGCGGCAATAAGTCAGAGGTTAAAGAGTACCTTGTAGGAGAATACTCTATGG GGAAACGCCAGGCCCCGGTGTTTGATGTCTTTGAAGCATTTCTAAACACAGACAGCATCCAGGTCTTTGCCAATGCCGCCACCAGTTATATTATGTGCCTTATGAAATTTGTGAAAGGACTGG GGGAAGTAGATTGTAAGGAGATGGGTGACTGTGTGCCAGGATCAGGATCAGCATCTACAGACTTGTGCCTTCCCGCGCTTGATTACCTCAGGAGATGTTCTCAG ttgttAGCCAAAATCTACAAAATGCCCTTGAAACCTATTTTCCTCAGTGGCCGGCTGATTAATATGCCCCGAAGAGTGCAGGAACAGTCAGCCAGCAGTGAGGATGGTATTGAGTGCATCCTTTCTGACTTTGATGACGACACTG GCCTTATCAATGTCTGGATTATTCTGCTGGAAGAATTAACAACCGCCATATCCAACTGTCCCCGCCAGCACCAACCTCCTACTCTGGATCTGCTCTTTGAATTGCTGCGGGATGTTGCCAAGACACCTG gCCCAGGATTTGGCATTTATGCAGTTGTACATCTTCTTCTTCCTACGATGTCCCTTTGGCTCCATCGCAGCCATGGTGACCATTCTTACTGGGATGTGGCATCTGCTAATTTCAAGCATGCCATTGGCCTTTCTTGTGAACTCGTAGTGGAGCACATTCAAAACTTCATACATTCAG ATATTGGTTATGAAAATATGATCAATACTATGCTAAAAGACCTTTTCAAGTTGCTGGTCGCCTGTGTAGCAGAACcaacagaaattatttccagaGTTGGCTGCTCTTGTATCAG GTATGTATTAGTGACAGCAGGACCTGTTTTTACTGAAGAGATGTGGAGGCTTGCATGTTGTGCCTTGCAGGATGCATTCTCTGCCACTCTGGAGCCAGTAAAG AACCTATTGGGCTATTTCCACAGTGGTTCTGAAAGCTTTAGTGGAGACGCCTGCGAAGTGAAGGTGGCAGCCCCCTCCCTCTCACCGAGTGCTGAGGCTGAATATTGGAGAATCAGAGCCATGGCACAACAG GTCTTCATGCTGGAAACTCAGTGCTCCCCAAAGACCCCTAGCAACAAGGAAGGGTTCGAACATGCCCAGTCATGTGTGCTTGTCATTGACCTGCCACCAGATAAGAAACCAAATGGGCATACCCAGAGAAG TATTCCTTTCAGGACAATAGTGGTGAGCTTGCTGTCACACCAAGTACTGCTCCAGAATTTGTATGACATCTTACTGGAAGAATTCATCAAAGGCCCATCTAACTTAGAGGAGAAAATGACAATACAAGTACCAGAAAACAAGTTGGCTGGTTTTCTCAGGTACATCTCCATGCAAAACTTGGCTGTCATCTTTGACTTACTGCTGGACTCCTATAGAACAGCCAGAGAGTTTGACACCAGGCCTGGGTTGAAGTGCTTGCTAAAAAAAGTGTCTGGCATTAGTGGAGCTGCCAACTTGTATCGCCAGTCAGCGATGAGCTTCAATATTTACTTCCATGCTTTGATTTGTGCTATCCTGACAAACCAGGAGAACATCACTGCAGAGCAAGTGAAGAAGATCCTCTTTGAGGACGATGAGAGAAGCACTGACTCATCACAACAGTGCTCTTCAGAAGACGAAGACATTTTTGAAGAAACTGCCCAGGTCAGTCCCCCTcggggaaaagagaagagacagTGGAGGGCTCGAATACCATCTCTGAGTGTACAGCCTGTCAGCAATGCAGACTGGGGATGGCTGATCAAGCGGCTTCATAAGCTCTGTATGGAACTGTGCAACAACTACATCCAGATGCACCTAGACCTGGAGAATAACGTAGAGGAGCCTCCAGCGTTCAAAGGCGACCCATTCTTCATTTTACCATCCTTTCATTCAGAAACCTCCACCCCGTCAACTGGAGGGCAGTCTGGGAAGGACACTCCATCAGAAGATGACCGGAGTCAAATAAGGGACCAACTGGGAGACAGCCTAACACCACGAAGTGGAGAAATGCTGCTACTACCCCCACTCTCAAGTCCTAAAccagagaaaaaagaacaaaccaggaaaaaagaatggtgGGAGAGCGCTGGCAACAAGATCTACACCATAGCCACTGACAAAACCATCTCTAAGTTCATGAcagaatacaaaaaaagaaagcagcagcaggccaTGACATCCTTCACCAAAGAGGCcaaagtggaaaagaaaggggaGCTCCTGGGCTCCAGAGGGCAGGACTCACCCGTACTCCAGAGGCCACAACATCTTATAGACCAAGGTCAAATGAGGCATTCATTCAGTGCTGGCCCAGAGATCCTGAGACAAGAGAAGAGACCACGCTCAGGATCCACAGTCAGCTCTCTGAACATATCTGTTAGGGATGCAGAGGCCCAGATACAG GCATGGACCAACATGGTGCTGACAGTTCTCAATCAGATTCAGGCCCTGCCAGACCAAACTTtcacagccctccagccagcagTGTTCCCATGTATCAGCCAGCTGACTTGCCACGTGACTGATATCCGTGTCCGTCAGGCAGTACGGGAATGGCTGGGAAGAGTGGGCCGTGTGTACGATATCATCATGTAA